A single Drosophila ananassae strain 14024-0371.13 chromosome 3L, ASM1763931v2, whole genome shotgun sequence DNA region contains:
- the LOC6494406 gene encoding NF-kappa-B essential modulator isoform X1, whose protein sequence is MIRASRHSVHENEGAMSEEESFVILGSSPLPSLLFDGMEHSEEVIESAAILQSSTSNPPLSSTTSEPQRSLESVGAPPSLATSFIMGEVDSDVLKNSVYSQFPSLCSLQASAEDVVKLQNLMSEYHALKTTLDKVNRTMLNYHRLTQQWRQEATDREQQYKDQLLECQKQMEKLSKENQQLKQELETKMEQIELVQNLNQKEQDELRQSASEKMSLINNMRVEIDKLQQLKMHSFEFVTDDGPKPGPESESTALNYVQREEHERQVRELNHKLSQLMAENLEIKDMKKTYVEEIDCLKVNLTSAQELMDKMQRDISELKAKDAQKQEVIAHLQTQNDIYRKDFEMERADREKNAGEKDQYLLDLRALQRRNQELIEALAESHKSSSIKSSPASSLSSSRQSLREEQRPVRVLDPTGAAAPTAESILQCPICSKTFKSLSVLQSHVNDCLDKN, encoded by the exons ATGATTAGAGCCAGTCGGCATTCAGTGCACGAAAACGAAGGCGCCATGTCCGAGGAGGAGTCGTTCGTCATTCTGGGCAGCTCACCTCTACCTTCGCTTCTGTTCGATGGAATGGAGCATAGCGAGGAGGTGATCGAATCAGCCGCAATTCTTCAATCCTCCACCAGTAATCCCCCCCTCAGCTCTACTACGTCTGAGCCCCAGAGATCGTTGGAGAGCGTAGGTGCCCCTCCGTCCCTGGCAACCAGTTTCATCATGGGTGAAGTGGACTCCGATGTCCTTAAG AACAGTGTCTATTCGCAGTTTCCAAGCCTATGCTCGCTGCAGGCTTCCGCCGAGGATGTGGTGAAGCTGCAGAATCTGATGAGTGAATACCACGCATTAAAAA CCACTTTGGACAAGGTAAACCGCACGATGCTTAACTACCACAGACTCACACAGCAGTGGCGCCAGGAAGCTACTGACCGGGAGCAACAATACAAGGATCAGCTACTCGAGTGCCAGAAGCAGATGGAGAAGTTGAGCAAAGAAAACCAACAGCTTAAGCAGGAGCTCGAGACAAAAATGGAACAGATCGAGCTGGTGCAAAATCTGAACCAAAAAGAACAGGACGAGTTGCGCCAAAGCGCTTCGGAGAAAATGTCTCTGATTAACAACATGCGAGTGGAGATCGACAAGCTGCAGCAGCTAAAGATG CACTCGTTCGAATTTGTAACTGATGACGGACCCAAGCCGGGGCCGGAAAGCGAGAGCACGGCTCTAAATTATGTGCAACGGGAGGAGCACGAACGCCAGGTTCGAGAGCTAAATCATAAACTCTCCCAGTTGATGGCGGAGAACCTGGAAATCAAGGATATG AAAAAAACCTATGTGGAGGAGATTGACTGCTTGAAGGTTAACTTGACCAGCGCACAAGAGCTAATGGACAAAATGCAGCGGGACATTAGTGAGTTGAAAGCCAAAGACGCGCAGAAGCAGGAAGTCATAGCACATCTGCAGACCCAGAACGACATCTATCGCAAGGACTTTGAGATGGAGCGTGCTGACCGCGAAAAGAATGCTGGCGAGAAGGATCAGTATTTGTTGGACCTAAGGGCGCTGCAGAGGCGGAACCAGGAGCTCATCGAAGCACTGGCCGAGTCGCATAAGAGCAGCAGTATCAAGTCATCGCCAGCCTCATCCCTGAGCTCGAGTCGGCAAAGCCTACGGGAGGAACAAAGACCAGTCAGA GTCCTGGACCCCACTGGAGCTGCTGCACCAACAGCGGAAAGTATCTTGCAATGCCCCATCTGCTCAAAGACTTTTAAAAGCCTAAGCGTTTTGCAAAGCCACGTTAACGATTGCTTGGACAAGAACTAA
- the LOC6494407 gene encoding tyrosine--tRNA ligase, mitochondrial yields the protein MIPVRTGLLKALRLGSVCSLRHLGQRNLLELTDRGFFQGIFPDTAAPRMKQLFTSGVQSIYAGFDPTADSLHVGNLLVIMGLIHCQRAGHQPIALVGGATGLIGDPSGRKTERNQLGESVIETNLKAIEQQLRQVFENHEQFLWDTRKNPSPLPPLTIVNNADWYKNLQIIDFVANMGRHFRMGSMLSRSSVQSRLDSEDGMSFTEFTYQIFQAYDWLHLLRRHNCCFQMGGSDQTGNLMTGHELISRVERKREVFGLTLPLVTNEEGDKFGKSAGNAVWLDANKTSPFALYQFFLRMADSKVEKLLRLFTFIPLPEIEQLMREHTKEPEKRKAQTLLAEDVTLLVHGESGLRQAERVTNALYKGNVEGLAELNYAEIKQTFQGATVVDLLTEPGMSVLQLAMNAKCFPTETDAVRIINAGGFYVNQKRVQNIAEVITAGIHILRNGVSLLRVGKRNFYIVRWK from the exons ATGATACCGGTGCGGACTGGCCTCCTGAAGGCGCTTCGTCTAGGAAGCGTCTGCAGCCTGCGCCACTTGGGCCAGAGGAACCTGCTGGAGCTGACAGACCGTGGCTTTTTTCAGGGAATATTTCCAGATACTGCGGC ACCAAGGATGAAGCAGCTCTTCACGAGCGGGGTGCAGAGCATCTATGCCGGCTTCGATCCCACCGCTGACAGCCTACACGTGGGCAATCTCCTGGTGATCATGGGCCTGATCCACTGCCAAAGAGCTGGTCACCAACCGATTGCCTTGGTTGGTGGCGCCACTGGTCTCATAGGGGACCCCAGCGGCCGGAAGACGGAACGCAACCAGCTCGGCGAGTCGGTCATTGAGACCAATCTGAAGGCCATCGAGCAACAGCTGAGGCAAGTGTTTGAGAACCACGAACAGTTCCTCTGGGACACGAGAAAGAACCCGTCTCCGCTGCCGCCATTGAC CATCGTCAACAATGCTGACTGGTACAAGAACCTGCAGATCATCGACTTCGTGGCCAACATGGGCCGACACTTCCGCATGGGCTCCATGCTTTCACGGTCATCGGTGCAGTCGCGCCTTGACTCGGAGGACGGGATGAGCTTTACAGAATTCACCTACCAGATCTTCCAGGCCTATGACTGGTTGCACCTGCTCCGGCGCCACAACTGCTGCTTTCAAATGGGCGGCTCGGATCAGACCGGTAACCTGATGACGGGCCACGAGCTGATCAGCCGCGTAGAGCGAAAGCGAGAGGTCTTCGGTCTGACCCTGCCCCTGGTGACCAACGAAGAGGGCGACAAGTTCGGCAAGTCGGCGGGCAATGCCGTTTGGCTGGACGCAAACAAAACCTCGCCTTTTGCTCTCTACCAGTTCTTCCTGCGCATGGCAGACTCCAAAGTGGAGAAGCTACTCAGGCTCTTTACGTTTATTCCGCTACCAGAAATTGAGCAGCTGATGCGGGAACACACGAAGGAGCCAGAGAAGCGCAAGGCGCAGACCCTTCTTGCTGAGGACGTCACCCTTTTGGTGCATGGCG AAAGCGGATTGAGACAGGCCGAGCGCGTCACCAATGCCCTGTACAAGGGCAATGTCGAGGGACTGGCCGAGCTGAACTACGCCGAAATAAAACAGACCTTTCAAGGGGCTACTGTGGTTGACCTGCTGACTGAGCCGGGAATGTCGGTCCTTCAGCTGGCCATGAACGCCAAGTGCTTTCCCACCGAAA CCGATGCCGTACGGATCATCAATGCAGGCGGCTTCTACGTGAACCAGAAGCGGGTGCAGAACATAGCCGAAGTCATCACTGCCGGAATACACATTCTTCGCAACGGAGTGTCGCTGCTGCGAGTGGGAAAGCGAAACTTCTACATTGTACGCTGGAAATAG
- the LOC6494410 gene encoding histone-lysine N-methyltransferase eggless, whose amino-acid sequence MSTKPEAMDCADVTEIANEDGQGTETSLIAEKDAGSPSVVEKIDAEPTVLEEKGKPTIEDDVEMADLTSEEPSLMHADNNPAHAVSDKSKGDLACGSPAEVETSKVEEVGPVEIDSDSSVEVIDSPVKSPPSNKSGEEHKQAAEESPPKGLVTDAKEGKNDEGDMPDSSIELISSPTSEDSAGRDQPKEVKKQEEEKAASAEISMDMDHGTPRESEMDGAPKPAETDEALAPENNKIGLEVDLENKAIPQSLDLEQTNLTWNGDIFYGKDCVNCNCKRLHKQFVLANMATLNFYKVTRKVSKQQFVCTGCGDAAMEMYEQYAGQLMAKQPLLLQEFHQDQAEFVALDSSDEEEEEKQVEEKPEFSTNDLNLIENELEDAIASVLNRVGFQDQLSWSKSILLARAERLERQFELADKELEAVQSTADKMHWALYNSCTVVHKHLPALDLQHNIGDYMQVPPAGEIERPPIQIGETYYAVKNKAIASWVSIKVIEFTESTAIGGNTMKSYKIKYLNTPYQMVKTVTAKHIAYFEPPPVRLTIGTRVIAYFDGSTLSRGKDKGVVQSAFYPGIIAEPLKQANRFRYLIFYDDGYTQYVQHRDVRLVCQASEKVWEDVHPASRDFIQKYVEKYSVDRPMVQCTRGQSMNTESNGTWLYARVIDIDCSLVLMHFEADKNHTEWIYRGSLRLGPVFKETQNAMSSANAHHARVPRRTEPFIRYTKEMESSNMQVNQQMRAMARKSSSVAQGAVTSAASSSSANTSAAGRSGGGNASRGPVKHLNNSTIYVDDENRPKGHVVYFTAKRNLPPKVYRHHECNPNCLFKIVHRLDSYSPLAKPLLSGWERLVLRQKTKKNVVYRGPCGKSLRNLAEVHTYLRATENVLNVDNFDFTPDLRCLAEYSIDPTIVKEADISKGQEKMAIPLVNYYDNSLPPPCTYAKQRIPTEGVHLNLDEEFLVGCDCDDDCSDKSKCSCWQLTVAGVKYCNPKKPIEEIGYQYKRLHEHVPTGIYECNSRCKCKKNCLNRVVQHSLEMKLQVFKTSNRGWGLRCVNDIPKGAFICIYAGHLLTETMANEGGQDAGDEYFADLDYIEVAEQLKEGYESEVEQSEPEPEEDSYLPEAEDDDDFRPNNYYQKKNKLRPTRSNSASAQSTEVDSQERAVINFNPNADLDETVRENSVRRLFGKDEAPYIMDAKTTGNLGRYFNHSCNPNLFVQNVFVDTHDLRFPWVAFFSASHIRSGTELTWNYNYEVGVVPGKVLYCQCGAPNCRIRLL is encoded by the exons ATGTCGACGAAGCCAGAAGCCATGGATTGTGCGGACGTCACGGAAATCGCAAATGAGGATGGCCAAGGAACGGAAACATCACTCATAGCGGAGAAAGATGCCGGCTCGCCGAGTGTTGTCGAAAAAATTGATGCTGAGCCCACTGTGCTGGAAGAAAAGGGGAAACCCACTATTGAAGACGATGTGGAGATGGCGGACCTAACGTCTGAAGAACCATCTCTGATGCATGCAGACAATAATCCTGCCCATGCAGTTTCCGACAAATCCAAGGGAGACCTTGCCTGTGGTTCGCCGGCTGAGGTCGAAACTAGTAAAGTAGAGGAAGTTGGCCCTGTCGAGATCGATTCAGACAGCAGCGTCGAGGTAATAGATAGTCCAGTCAAGTCCCCTCCCTCCAATAAATCTGGGGAGGAGCACAAACAAGCCGCAGAAGAATCGCCGCCGAAGGGTCTCGTTACCGATGCTAAGGAGGGAAAAAACGATGAGGGCGACATGCCAGACAGTAGTATTGAACTTATCAGCAGTCCCACCTCAGAAGATTCTGCTGGCAGAGATCAACCAAAAGAAGTCAagaagcaggaggaggagaaggcgGCTTCTGCAGAAATATCCATGGACATGGATCACGGCACACCGAGGGAAAGCGAAATGGACGGGGCACCTAAGCCTGCTGAGACTGATGAAGCCCTAGCTCccgaaaacaacaaaattggGCTTGAGGTCGACCTCGAAAATAAGGCAATACCACAATCACTTGACTTGGAACAAACTAACCTCACGTGGAACGGCGATATATTTTATGGCAAAGATTGCGTCAATTGCAACTGCAAGCGGCTCCACAAGCAGTTCGTGCTGGCCAATATGGCCACCTTGAACTTTTACAAAGTTACCAGGAAGGTTTCCAAGCAGCAGTTCGTCTGCACTGGATGCGGCGATGCAGCCATGGAGATGTATGAG CAATACGCTGGTCAGCTGATGGCCAAGCAACCTTTATTGCTGCAGGAGTTCCATCAAGATCAAGCCGAGTTTGTGGCTCTGGATAGTAGcgatgaggaggaggaggagaagcaAGTAGAGG AAAAGCCAGAGTTTTCCACAAACGATCTGAACCTGATTGAAAATGAATTGGAGGACGCCATTGCAAGTGTGCTCAACCGGGTGGGGTTCCAGGACCAGCTTAGCTGGTCCAAGTCCATCCTACTGGCCAGGGCGGAGCGCTTGGAGCGCCAGTTTGAATTGGCCGACAAGGAACTGGAGGCGGTACAGAGCACCGCCGATAAAATGCACTGGGCCCTTTACAATTCCTGCACGGTGGTGCACAAGCACTTGCCGGCCCTGGATCTTCAACACAACATAGGCGACTATATG CAAGTCCCTCCAGCAGGGGAAATCGAGCGACCGCCTATCCAGATTGGGGAGACTTACTACGCCGTTAAGAATAAGGCTATAGCCAGCTGGGTGTCCATAAAGGTGATCGAGTTCACGGAGAGCACGGCCATCGGTGGGAACACGATGAAGAGCTACAAGATCAAGTATCTGAATACCCCATACCAGATGGTAAAGACAGTGACGGCCAAGCACATAGCTTACTTTGAGCCGCCGCCAGTGCGCCTTACAATTG GCACCCGAGTGATCGCTTACTTTGACGGCTCTACTCTGAGCCGAGGAAAGGACAAAGGCGTTGTGCAAAGCGCGTTCTATCCGGGAATTATTGCCGAGCCGCTGAAGCAGGCAAATCGGTTCAGATACCTTATATTCTACGATGATGGATACACGCAGTATGTGCAGCATCGGGATGTTCGTCTGGTGTGCCAGGCCTCGGAAAAGGTTTGGGAGGATGTGCACCCCGCGTCTCGCGACTTTATCCAGAAGTACGTGGAAAAGTATTCGGTTGACAGGCCCATGGTGCAGTGTACCCGCGGCCAGAGCATGAACACCGAGTCGAACGGCACCTGGCTTTACGCGCGCGTCATTGACATTGACTGTAGCCTGGTCCTGATGCACTTTGAGGCGGACAAAAACCACACCGAGTGGATTTACAGAGGCTCCTTGAGACTCGGTCCGGTATTTAAGGAAACTCAGAATGCCATGAGCAGTGCCAACGCGCACCACGCGCGAGTACCAAGG CGCACAGAACCTTTCATTCGCTACACCAAGGAGATGGAGTCGAGCAACATGCAGGTGAACCAACAAATGCGGGCCATGGCCCGCAAAAGCAGCTCCGTCGCGCAAGGCGCAGTTACCTCAGCAGCGTCATCATCTTCGGCCAATACTTCGGCTGCCGGCCGCAGTGGCGGAGGAAATGCTAGCCGCGGGCCCGTCAAGCATTTAAACAATTCGACCATATACGTCGACGACGAGAACCGCCCCAAGGGCCATGTTGTTTATTTTACGGCCAAACGCAACCTGCCGCCTAAGGTGTATCGCCACCACGAGTGCAACCCGAACTGTTTGTTCAAGATCGTCCACCGTCTCGACAGTTACAGCCCACTTGCTAAACCCCTGCTGTCCGGCTGGGAGCGCCTGGTGCTGCGCCAAAAGACTAAAAAGAACGTTGTGTACAGGGGACCCTGCGGCAAAAGTCTGCGCAACTTGGCGGAGGTACACACCTACCTTCGAGCCACCGAAAATGTCCTGAATGTGGATAACTTTGACTTCACGCCGGATTTGAGGTGTTTGGCTGAATACTCAATCGATCCCACGATTGTCAAAGAGGCGGACATATCTAAGGGCCAGGAGAAAATGGCCATCCCGTTGGTCAACTACTACGACAACTCCCTGCCTCCTCCATGTACCTACGCCAAGCAGAGAATCCCCACCGAGGGAGTGCACTTGAATCTTGATGAGGAATTCCTTGTCGGTTGCGATTGCGATGACGACTGCTCG GACAAGTCCAAGTGCTCCTGCTGGCAACTGACTGTGGCTGGTGTCAAGTACTGCAACCCCAAAAAGCCCATCGAAGAGATCGGATACCAGTATAAGCGGTTGCACGAGCATGTGCCCACTGGCATTTATGAGTGCAACTCACGCTGTAAATGCAAAAAGAACTGCCTCAACCGAGTAGTGCAACACTCGCTGGAGATGAAATTGCAGGTTTTTAAGACCTCTAATCGAGGCTGGGGGCTGCGATGCGTTAACGACATCCCCAAAGGCGCCTTTATATGCATCTACGCTGGCCACCTGCTCACAGAAACGATGGCCAATGAGGGTGGCCAAGATGCTGGTGACGAATACTTCGCCGATTTGGACTACATCGAAGTGGCCGAACAACTAAAAGAGGGCTACGAGTCGGAGGTTGAGCAATCCGAGCCTGAACCAGAGGAAGATTCTTATCTGCCGGAAGCCGAAGACGACGATGATTTCCGACCAAACAACTACTATCAGAAGAAGAACAAGTTGCGCCCCACACGCAGTAATAGCGCCTCAGCCCAATCCACAGAAGTAGACTCGCAGGAGCGAGCGGTTATCAACTTCAACCCGAACGCTGATCTGGACGAGACAGTGCGAGAGAACTCTGTACGGCGGCTGTTTGGCAAGGATGAGGCGCCATACATTATGGATGCTAAAACAACCGGAAACCTGGGGCGCTACTTTAAC CACTCGTGCAACCCTAATCTTTTCGTTCAAAACGTCTTCGTTGACACCCACGACCTGCGTTTTCCTTGGGTGGCATTTTTTTCGGCCTCCCACATACGCTCCGGCACAGAACTGACCTGGAACTACAACTACGAAGTGGGCGTGGTGCCCGGCAAGGTGTTATACTGCCAGTGTGGAGCCCCTAACTGCCGCATACGCTTGCTTTAA
- the LOC6494408 gene encoding larval cuticle protein 9, producing the protein MKFMIVLACLLAVAFANEEADVLKSDSEVNVLDFNYAYELSNHIKAVQAGALKEHDNWVVNGEYEYVAPNGKLVKVTYTADETGYHPKVVEA; encoded by the exons ATGAAGTTTATG ATTGTGCTCGCCTGCCTGTTGGCAGTGGCTTTCGCCAACGAGGAGGCCGACGTTCTGAAGAGTGACTCGGAGGTGAACGTGCTGGACTTTAATTACGCTTACGAACTGTCCAACCACATCAAGGCCGTTCAAGCTGGCGCCCTGAAGGAGCATGACAACTGGGTTGTTAATGGCGAATACGAGTACGTGGCTCCCAATGGCAAGCTGGTTAAGGTTACCTACACCGCTGACGAGACCGGCTACCACCCAAAAGTTGTGGAAGCTTAA
- the LOC6494406 gene encoding NF-kappa-B essential modulator isoform X2, producing the protein MIRASRHSVHENEGAMSEEESFVILGSSPLPSLLFDGMEHSEEVIESAAILQSSTSNPPLSSTTSEPQRSLESVGAPPSLATSFIMGEVDSDVLKNSVYSQFPSLCSLQASAEDVVKLQNLMSEYHALKTTLDKVNRTMLNYHRLTQQWRQEATDREQQYKDQLLECQKQMEKLSKENQQLKQELETKMEQIELVQNLNQKEQDELRQSASEKMSLINNMRVEIDKLQQLKMHSFEFVTDDGPKPGPESESTALNYVQREEHERQVRELNHKLSQLMAENLEIKDMKKTYVEEIDCLKVNLTSAQELMDKMQRDISELKAKDAQKQEVIAHLQTQNDIYRKDFEMERADREKNAGEKDQYLLDLRALQRRNQELIEALAESHKSSSIKSSPASSLSSSRQSLREEQRPVLDPTGAAAPTAESILQCPICSKTFKSLSVLQSHVNDCLDKN; encoded by the exons ATGATTAGAGCCAGTCGGCATTCAGTGCACGAAAACGAAGGCGCCATGTCCGAGGAGGAGTCGTTCGTCATTCTGGGCAGCTCACCTCTACCTTCGCTTCTGTTCGATGGAATGGAGCATAGCGAGGAGGTGATCGAATCAGCCGCAATTCTTCAATCCTCCACCAGTAATCCCCCCCTCAGCTCTACTACGTCTGAGCCCCAGAGATCGTTGGAGAGCGTAGGTGCCCCTCCGTCCCTGGCAACCAGTTTCATCATGGGTGAAGTGGACTCCGATGTCCTTAAG AACAGTGTCTATTCGCAGTTTCCAAGCCTATGCTCGCTGCAGGCTTCCGCCGAGGATGTGGTGAAGCTGCAGAATCTGATGAGTGAATACCACGCATTAAAAA CCACTTTGGACAAGGTAAACCGCACGATGCTTAACTACCACAGACTCACACAGCAGTGGCGCCAGGAAGCTACTGACCGGGAGCAACAATACAAGGATCAGCTACTCGAGTGCCAGAAGCAGATGGAGAAGTTGAGCAAAGAAAACCAACAGCTTAAGCAGGAGCTCGAGACAAAAATGGAACAGATCGAGCTGGTGCAAAATCTGAACCAAAAAGAACAGGACGAGTTGCGCCAAAGCGCTTCGGAGAAAATGTCTCTGATTAACAACATGCGAGTGGAGATCGACAAGCTGCAGCAGCTAAAGATG CACTCGTTCGAATTTGTAACTGATGACGGACCCAAGCCGGGGCCGGAAAGCGAGAGCACGGCTCTAAATTATGTGCAACGGGAGGAGCACGAACGCCAGGTTCGAGAGCTAAATCATAAACTCTCCCAGTTGATGGCGGAGAACCTGGAAATCAAGGATATG AAAAAAACCTATGTGGAGGAGATTGACTGCTTGAAGGTTAACTTGACCAGCGCACAAGAGCTAATGGACAAAATGCAGCGGGACATTAGTGAGTTGAAAGCCAAAGACGCGCAGAAGCAGGAAGTCATAGCACATCTGCAGACCCAGAACGACATCTATCGCAAGGACTTTGAGATGGAGCGTGCTGACCGCGAAAAGAATGCTGGCGAGAAGGATCAGTATTTGTTGGACCTAAGGGCGCTGCAGAGGCGGAACCAGGAGCTCATCGAAGCACTGGCCGAGTCGCATAAGAGCAGCAGTATCAAGTCATCGCCAGCCTCATCCCTGAGCTCGAGTCGGCAAAGCCTACGGGAGGAACAAAGACCA GTCCTGGACCCCACTGGAGCTGCTGCACCAACAGCGGAAAGTATCTTGCAATGCCCCATCTGCTCAAAGACTTTTAAAAGCCTAAGCGTTTTGCAAAGCCACGTTAACGATTGCTTGGACAAGAACTAA
- the LOC6496183 gene encoding uncharacterized protein LOC6496183, with the protein MLLKIRHALLEVSNQPPTKQSAVLINNEIIISSGSILIPHLLASDGDKGQANKEIVARLQQGQLVDVQEEGEYGQRLRSLNFVVTFDPQQQRPRPNAASGSRSRQSHILTRFTAYPLYLFCAPEVIRNLHNILFTADSGEEGSQLLRSCFVVLGMRPPVQAERFKRFLAHIGDYLRHLQPVQTLDDVLVMCSPFGLENFYKTISIGKVSNVMGRSGCLFAVSNALPLGCEGSAVFNNKLRLIGIVICTSFQRHQENVNLTMAVNFGYLLRNFMEHLGMPVAQFQINREPSSFAWERTILVIESAGQQGTGTFIRVHNKRFILTCAHVIGKDNATVTCRSADREFLSEVIWCNPDSDRPFDLALLTAPEDVPERCCVRLAKKPAAIGQAVYNAGFPYYVNFSFKHDFNPSIFQGRIIKCDTGAIMSDGSVQAGQSGGPMFDESGCILGVCVSNIKMDDLIYPNVNTAIPICDIRNTLQQFARTNDLQVLNNLVASQDVRRVWSLELPPIRSKL; encoded by the exons ATGCTGCTGAAGATCCGCCACGCCTTGCTCGAGGTCTCTAATCAACCGCCAACGAAGCAGTCCGCCGTCCTAATCAACAATGAAATCATCATAAGTTCAGGGAGCATTCTGATACCTCACTTGTTGGCCTCCGATGGAGACAAAGGCCAGGCGAATAAAGAAATCGTGGCCAGGCTGCAGCAGGGGCAGCTGGTCGACGTGCAGGAGGAAGGGGAGTACGGCCAGCGACTCCGGTCTCTGAACTTTGTGGTGACATTCGAtccgcagcagcagcgccCGCGCCCCAATGCTGCATCAGGATCCAGGTCCAGGCAGTCTCACATTCTCACCCGGTTTACGGCGTACCCATTGTATTTGTTCTGTGCACCGGAGGTGATACGAAACCTCCACAACATCCTTTTCACCGCGGACTCCGGCGAGGAGGGCTCTCAACTGCTTCGCTCCTGCTTTGTGGTGCTGGGCATGCGACCTCCTGTCCAGGCAGAGCGCTTCAAACGGTTCCTTGCACACATCGGGGACTACTTGCGTCACCTGCAGCCTGTACAGACGCTGGACGACGTGCTGGTCATGTGCTCGCCCTTCGGCCTGGAAAACTTTTACAAGACGATCAGCATAGGGAAGGTGTCGAACGTGATGGGCCGAAGTGGCTGCTTGTTTGCCGTCTCCAATGCCTTGCCACTGGGCTGTGAGGGATCTGCCGTGTTCAACAACAAGTT GCGCCTCATCGGCATAGTGATATGTACCTCGTTCCAAAGGCATCAGGAGAACGTTAATCTTACCATGGCTGTCAACTTTGGCTACCTTCTTCGCAACTTTATGGAGCACCTGGGCATGCCCGTCGCCCAGTTTCAGATCAACCGGGAGCCCTCGAGCTTTGCAT GGGAGCGCACGATTTTAGTGATCGAGTCGGCAGGTCAACAGGGCACTGGAACCTTCATTAGAGTTCACAACAAGCGCTTCATCTTGACCTGTGCCCACGTGATTGGAAAG GATAATGCCACGGTCACCTGCCGCTCCGCTGATCGCGAATTCCTGTCTGAGGTTATCTGGTGCAATCCGGACAGCGACCGCCCCTTTGACTTGGCACTACTTACTGCTCCCGAGGATGTACCCGAGCGCTGCTGCGTTCGCTTGGCCAAAAAACCAGCAGCCATCGGGCAAGCCGTGTACAATGCAGGGTTCCCATACTATGTCAACTTTAGCTTTAAGCACGACTTCAATCCCTCGATTTTCCAAGGGCGGATCATCAAGTGCGACACTGGAGCCATCATGTCCGATGGGAGCGTGCAGGCCGGTCAGAGTGGCGGCCCCATGTTCGACGAAAGCGGTTGTATCCTGGGCGTGTGTGTGTCCAACATCAAGATGGACGATCTTATATACCCCAACGTAAATACAGCCATTCCTATCTGTGATATTCGCAATACACTCCAGCAGTTTGCGCGGACAAACG ATCTTCAAGTGCTCAATAACCTGGTGGCCAGTCAGGATGTGCGAAGAGTTTGGTCCTTGGAACTGCCGCCTATTCGAAGCAAACTTTGA
- the LOC6496182 gene encoding polyadenylate-binding protein 2, producing MASDSGSDYEVEAFIKPKRIRKTVNDDSADLLGNFDDQKRKEIFEGTYVDPRNPSDQEESDDDGEEERSDGEPRAEDKSGGSESEGDVEETAGNGSITNDQLSALLRGASKTNRHVVYVTNLNFETTKDDLENHFGSVGIVKSIRIPKKRRGGFAFVEMADLPSFQRSFQLHNTELQGRNIKVQISEAGKKKSANKKNIIKQKNRKLAEMRNEQKTFTKSGKFYDKDLKKEKAKELLARKRWRKKPAAPRS from the coding sequence ATGGCCAGTGATTCCGGCAGTGACTACGAGGTGGAGGCCTTCATCAAACCCAAGAGGATCAGGAAGACTGTCAATGATGACAGCGCAGACCTGCTGGGCAATTTCGATGACCAGAAGCGCAAAGAGATCTTCGAGGGAACTTACGTCGATCCACGCAACCCCAGTGATCAGGAGGAAAGTGATGACGATGGTGAGGAGGAGCGTTCCGATGGAGAGCCTCGTGCAGAAGACAAGAGTGGGGGCTCAGAGTCCGAAGGCGACGTTGAAGAAACCGCTGGAAACGGCTCCATAACAAATGACCAGCTGAGCGCCCTACTCCGCGGAGCTTCCAAGACCAACAGACACGTTGTGTACGTTACCAACCTCAACTTTGAGACTACCAAGGATGATCTGGAGAACCACTTCGGCTCTGTGGGAATTGTAAAATCCATACGCATCCCAAAGAAACGCCGAGGAGGCTTCGCATTCGTGGAAATGGCAGACTTGCCGAGCTTCCAACGCAGCTTCCAGCTACACAACACCGAACTTCAGGGTCGGAACATCAAGGTGCAGATCTCCGAGGCAGGCAAGAAAAAGTCCGCTAACAAGAAAAACATCATCAAGCAGAAGAACCGAAAGCTGGCTGAAATGCGCAATGAGCAGAAGACCTTCACCAAGAGCGGAAAGTTCTACGACAAGGACCTCAAGAAGGAGAAGGCTAAGGAGCTTCTGGCCCGCAAGAGGTGGCGCAAGAAACCGGCCGCTCCTAGGTCCTAA